Genomic window (Pseudomonas sp. MM211):
CGCTGTCGTTGCAGGACTTGGCAAGGGAACAACCATTCCCGGCGTCCTGCGCCTAACCGGAGGCCATTTCTCGCAGCAACGCGGCTCGCGCTGAAACGGGAACAGACCCTAGACAACGCTCTCAAAGTACGCGCGCCCTACGACGCCTACTCGCTTTTACAGAAGTTCGACCTGGCCGAGGGGTTGCCCAATGCCCCTGGTCGGTCGCCAGGAGTTTCCCCATGAGCACCCACCAACCGGCACCGACCGAACTGGCTACGGCGGTACACACGCTGAAGATTCTCACGGTCAACACCCACAAGGGGTTCACCGCCCTGAATCGGCGCTTCATCCTGCCGGAGCTGCGCGATGCGGTACGTACGCTGTCGGCGGACATGGTGTTCCTGCAGGAAGTACATGGCACCCACGAGCACCACGCCAAGCGCTACGAAGACTGGCCACCGACGCCGCAATACGAGTTTCTCGCCGACAGCATGTGGCCGCAGTTCGCTTATGGCCGCAACGCCGTCTACCCCCATGGCGATCATGGCAACGCACTGCTGTCGAAGTTTCCCATCCTGCGTCACGAGAACCTGGATATCTCCATCGGCACCCAGGAACAGCGCGGGCTGCTGCACTCGGTGCTCGACGTGCCGGGCCACGCCGAAGTACACGCCATCTGCGTGCACCTGGGGCTGCGGGAAATCCATCGCAAGCAGCAGCTGGGTCTGCTCTGCAAGGTGCTCGACCGCCTGCCTGCCGATGCGCCGGTGATCGTCGCGGGTGACTTCAACGACTGGCGCAAACGCGCCGATGGGCTGCTGGCCGCCAGCGGTCTGAAGGAAGCCTTCGTCAGCGAACATGGCGCGCCGGCCAAGAGCTTCCCCGCGCGCTGGCCGCTGCTGTGCCTGGATCGCATCTATGTGCGTAACGCAACCACTCACAACCCGCAGGTGCTGTCGACCCGCCCCTGGTCGCACCTGTCGGATCATGCACCGTTGGCTGTGGAGATACGGCTATGAAGTACGACTGGCGTGATGGCAACCAGGTCGATTTGCTGATCAACGGCGAGGATTTCTTTCCTGCTGTGTTCGAGAGCATCCGCAACGCCCAGCGTGAGGTGCTGCTGGAAACCTTCATCATCTTCGAAGACAAGGTCGGCATGGAGTTGCAGGAAGCGTTGATCGCTGCCGCACACAACGGCGCCCGCGTAGAGATCACCGTGGATGGCTACGGTACCGCCGACCTGTCGAAAGAATACGTGGCGGCCCTGGTCGCTGCCGGCGTGCGCGTGCACATGTTCGATCCGGGCAAGCGCCTGATGGGCATGCGTACCAACCTGTTCCGCCGCCTGCACCGCAAGATCGTGGTGATCGACAGCGAGCTGGCCTACATCGGTGGCATCAACTTCGGCGTCGATCACCTCATCGCCAATGGGCCGATGGCCAAGCAGGACTACGCGGTTCGTGTACGCGGCCCTATCGTTGCCGATCTGCACGCTGCCAGCGAGCGCCTGCTGGAGGCGCGCGATGACCGTGAAGTGGCCCTGCGCCGCAGCAATCAGCCGACTCAGCACCGGCATGCCGGCAACAGCCGGATGCTCATGGCGATCCGCGACAACGGCGACGACACCAACACCATCGAACAGCATTACCTGGACGCCATCCGCAATGCCCAGCATCGCCTGGTGGTGGCCAACGCCTATTTCTTCCCGGGCTACCGCCTGCTGCGCGAATTGCGCAACGCGGCGCGGCGTGGGGTCAAGGTCACCCTGATTCTCCAGGGCCAACCGGACATGCCGCTGGTGCGGTTGTGTTCGCGGCTGACCTACAACTACCTGCTGCGCGACGGCGTGACCATCTACGAATACTGCCAGCGCCCGCTGCACGGCAAGGTGGCGCTGGCCGATCACGAATGGTCGACCGTGGGCTCCAGCAACCTGGATCCTCTGAGCCTGTCGCTGAACCTGGAAGCCAACGTGATCGTCCGTGACCCGGCCCTCAATCGCCGCCTGTACGAGCACCTGATGGAACTGGCCACCTCGAGCTGCAAATCGGTGCCGCTCAAGCGGGTGATGCGCGGCTACTGGTGGCGCGCGCCGCTGATCTTCATGTGCTTCCACTTCCTGCGCCATTTCCCGGCCATCGCCGGCTGGTTCCCGGCCCACTCGCCACGGCTCAAGCTGTTGCAACCGACAGTCGAGGCGCCACAGTGCAGCACCCTGCAGATCGACCAGGAGAAAGTCTCGTGAGCGAGCCCGACGACAAGCAAGGCAAACCAGTGTGGCGCTGGGCCAAGCGGTTGCTGACCCTGTGCTTCTTCATCCTGGTGCCGGTGCTGCTGTTCATGCTGGTCAAGAACCTCGACTGGCAGGAAGTCAGCAAGGCCCTACGCAGTTACAGCAGCGGCATCTTGCTCGCCGCGATCGGCGTGTCGGCGCTGAGTTATGCCGTTTACTCGAGCTTCGACCTGATCGGCCGCGCCTACACCGGCCACAAGCTGCCCGCCCGGCAGATCCTGCCGCTGACTTTTGTGTGCTACGCCTTCACCCTCAACCTGAGCTCCTGGGTGGGCGGCGTGGCCCTGCGCTACCGCCTGTATTCGCGCCTCGGGCTCAAGGTCTCGACCATCACCCGCGTGCTGAGCATGAGCCTGATCACCAACTGGCTGGGCTACATCCTGCTGGCAGGCGTGATCTTCACCTTCGGATTGCTCAAGCTGCCGGAAGGCTGGGCCATCGGCGCCACGGGCCTGCGCATTATCGGCCTGGCGCTGCTGGCGGTGGGCATCGGCTACCTGCTTGCCTGCCAGTTCTCCAAGCGCCGCACCTGGAAAGTGCGTGGCCATGAGCTGACGCTCCCTGCGCTGCCAATGGCGCTGCTGCAGGCGGGCCTGGGTGCGCTGAACTGGTCGCTGATGGCGCTGATCATCTACCTGTTGCTGCCGGAAGAAGCCTTCTACCCGATGATTCTCGGCATCTTGATGATCAGCAGCATCGCCGGAGTGATCACCCACATCCCGGCCGGGCTGGGGGTGATCGAGGCCGTGTTCATCGCCCTGTTGCAGCATGAAATGTCCAAGGGCAGCATCGTCGCCGCGCTGATCGGCTACCGGGCGATCTACTTCCTGTTGCCACTGGCCGTCGCCTGCGTGGTGTATCTGGTGCTGGAAAAACGGGCCAAGAAGCTTCGCCAGAACAGCAATCAGGAAGCTTCCAGCGAAGCGACTGACCCGGCCTGAGGGTCAGCATCGACAGCGGCCCTGCTGACCTAGGTCAAGGGCCGCGACGCCGGACGCGCTAGCCTGAGCCTGTAGCTGAGGAGTGCGCGACATGGCCAAGAAATTCCCCCTGCATCCGAAGAACCCCGAGCGCATCTGCTGGGGGTGCGACCGCTATTGTGGTGCCGACGATCTGCAGTGTGGTAACGGTGCAGGCCGCACCCAGCATCCCATCGAGATGCTCGGTGACGACTGGTACCTGCATGGCGACTGGGGCATCGAGCCTCCGCCCGCCGAACAGCGACGCAAACAGCGTGAGCTCTAGCGTTGCGTCAACGGCAATAGCGCTTCGACCAGCGCCGGTGAGGCGCGATACAGCGGCACATGCCCGCGCAGTAATACCTGCGCCGTGCGCCGATAGGCGGCACTGCTGACCTGCAGCTTGCCCTCGTACTCACGGGCCACCACCGTGGTGGCGAGGATACCCGCCGGGTTTTCAATGGCCACTTCGATATCGGCAAACTCGCCCGACGGTGCGGCTAACCCGGTAGCTACCTGCCAGGCTACCGAACCGGGGATCAGCGCCGCGGCCGCCAGGCAGCAACCACCAGAAACCGCCATCGAGGCATGCAGTGCCTGGGGGGTGAAATAGCGCACCGAGATATTACCGTCCCCCTGAGGTGGGCCGACGATGCAGACCTTGGGCTGGGTTTCACTGCGCGCCAGCTCGTCCGCCGTCATCAGCTCACCGTCGCGGCGGCGCAGCTGCATCCGCAGACCGGCCTCGATCCACACGCGGCGCAGATCGGCCATGAAGGCCTGATCGTTCTGCAGTTCGGCGAGGGGCTCATGGGCGGTCTTGCCGAAATCGCTGGCCAGGGCGATGACCATCGGCACCGCCACATCGACACAGGACACCGCACGCCCGTCGATCTGTTCGACCACCTGCCCGGTCGGCAGCAACTGCCCGGTCTTGGCGCCCACGGGGTCATGCAGAAACAGATCGACAGACGGAAACTCGCCGCTGACACCCGGAATCGACGCGCTGACCAGAGCGCCTTCGGCAGTACGCCCGATGCGCCCGGTGCTGATCACCCCGGTATTGCTGTTGCGAATACTGATATCGCGGCTTTCGCCCGCCGCTGCCGTCACCAGGCCGACGTCTAGCGCCCACAGTGGCAGCGCGCTGGACAGGTTGCCGCAATTCACGCTCCAGTCGATGGCGGCGTGATCACTGGCCAGTTGCGCCAGGGTGCTGACCAATCGCTCGCCGTCACGGGTCGCTTCCCAGTCGACGATGAACACCTTGTTGCTGGTCGGAGCGCCACGGCCCAGGCCGGTGATCTGTCGATTGCCGGGCTGTGAACCACTCAGGGGCACGCCCATCAGGTGGCGCAACAGCTCCTCACGCAACGCCGGATCGGCAGGCGCGAACGGCTCCCAGATCACCAGGCCGGTGGACGTCCCGCCGCGCACATGGTGCACCGGAAACTCGAGCAGGCCCTCACGCAGACGGGGCTTGAATTCGGCAGACTGCAACATCCGCATCGGCATTTCCTCGTGCTTGGGTGGGCGCCCATCTTAACCTGTTCAGGGGCTTTGCCTGGTCGGGCGGTGGTGCGATCGTTCGGTGGGCTGAAGCCCACCCTACTCCCCAGGGACATCAACCGTAGGGTGGCGCTTTAGCCCACCAAAGGCATTCAACGCCGATGGTGGCTGGCTATTCAGAGCATGCGGCTCGGAGCTTCGGGCTGTGGGCGTTGTCGGTGGTGGGCTGAAGCCCACCCTACTCCAAAGCGGCATCAACCGTAGGGTGGCGCTTTAGCCCACCAATACCATTCAACACCGATGGTGGCTGGCTATTCAGAGCATGCGGCTCGGAGCTTCGGGCTGTGGGCGTTGTCGGTGGTGGGCTGAAGCCCACCCTACTCCACAGGGGCATCAACCGTAGGGTGGCGCTTTAGCCCACCAATACCATTCAACACCGATGGTGGCTGGCTATTCAGAGCATGCGGCTCGGAGCTTCGGGCTGTGGGCATTGTCGGTGGTGGGCTGAAGCCCACCCTACTCCCCAGGGGCATCAACCGTAGGGTGGAGCTTTAGCCCACCAAAGCCATTCAACGCCGATGGTGGCTGGCTATTCAGAGCATGCGGCTCGGAGCTTCGGGCTGTGGGCATTGTCGGTGGTGGGCTGAAGCCCACCCCACTCCCCAGGGGCATCGACCGTAGGGTGGCGCTTTAGCCCACCAAAGCCATTCAACGCCGATG
Coding sequences:
- a CDS encoding endonuclease/exonuclease/phosphatase family protein, producing MSTHQPAPTELATAVHTLKILTVNTHKGFTALNRRFILPELRDAVRTLSADMVFLQEVHGTHEHHAKRYEDWPPTPQYEFLADSMWPQFAYGRNAVYPHGDHGNALLSKFPILRHENLDISIGTQEQRGLLHSVLDVPGHAEVHAICVHLGLREIHRKQQLGLLCKVLDRLPADAPVIVAGDFNDWRKRADGLLAASGLKEAFVSEHGAPAKSFPARWPLLCLDRIYVRNATTHNPQVLSTRPWSHLSDHAPLAVEIRL
- the clsB gene encoding cardiolipin synthase ClsB, whose amino-acid sequence is MKYDWRDGNQVDLLINGEDFFPAVFESIRNAQREVLLETFIIFEDKVGMELQEALIAAAHNGARVEITVDGYGTADLSKEYVAALVAAGVRVHMFDPGKRLMGMRTNLFRRLHRKIVVIDSELAYIGGINFGVDHLIANGPMAKQDYAVRVRGPIVADLHAASERLLEARDDREVALRRSNQPTQHRHAGNSRMLMAIRDNGDDTNTIEQHYLDAIRNAQHRLVVANAYFFPGYRLLRELRNAARRGVKVTLILQGQPDMPLVRLCSRLTYNYLLRDGVTIYEYCQRPLHGKVALADHEWSTVGSSNLDPLSLSLNLEANVIVRDPALNRRLYEHLMELATSSCKSVPLKRVMRGYWWRAPLIFMCFHFLRHFPAIAGWFPAHSPRLKLLQPTVEAPQCSTLQIDQEKVS
- a CDS encoding lysylphosphatidylglycerol synthase domain-containing protein gives rise to the protein MSEPDDKQGKPVWRWAKRLLTLCFFILVPVLLFMLVKNLDWQEVSKALRSYSSGILLAAIGVSALSYAVYSSFDLIGRAYTGHKLPARQILPLTFVCYAFTLNLSSWVGGVALRYRLYSRLGLKVSTITRVLSMSLITNWLGYILLAGVIFTFGLLKLPEGWAIGATGLRIIGLALLAVGIGYLLACQFSKRRTWKVRGHELTLPALPMALLQAGLGALNWSLMALIIYLLLPEEAFYPMILGILMISSIAGVITHIPAGLGVIEAVFIALLQHEMSKGSIVAALIGYRAIYFLLPLAVACVVYLVLEKRAKKLRQNSNQEASSEATDPA
- a CDS encoding DUF3079 domain-containing protein, translated to MAKKFPLHPKNPERICWGCDRYCGADDLQCGNGAGRTQHPIEMLGDDWYLHGDWGIEPPPAEQRRKQREL
- a CDS encoding PrpF domain-containing protein; the encoded protein is MRMLQSAEFKPRLREGLLEFPVHHVRGGTSTGLVIWEPFAPADPALREELLRHLMGVPLSGSQPGNRQITGLGRGAPTSNKVFIVDWEATRDGERLVSTLAQLASDHAAIDWSVNCGNLSSALPLWALDVGLVTAAAGESRDISIRNSNTGVISTGRIGRTAEGALVSASIPGVSGEFPSVDLFLHDPVGAKTGQLLPTGQVVEQIDGRAVSCVDVAVPMVIALASDFGKTAHEPLAELQNDQAFMADLRRVWIEAGLRMQLRRRDGELMTADELARSETQPKVCIVGPPQGDGNISVRYFTPQALHASMAVSGGCCLAAAALIPGSVAWQVATGLAAPSGEFADIEVAIENPAGILATTVVAREYEGKLQVSSAAYRRTAQVLLRGHVPLYRASPALVEALLPLTQR